A single genomic interval of Ischnura elegans chromosome 3, ioIscEleg1.1, whole genome shotgun sequence harbors:
- the LOC124155026 gene encoding uncharacterized protein LOC124155026 codes for MDNDFLHVPKDALGGLRSVAFSPKCNDLSCTEMYRKRPRGTILLSSMTSEDWFVSTSPCSAHVFVDHDVNRWPQSLLKVECACEDIKCSDRGPHTCVTVSAPVVLRRWTDGDVWRASEEEVPVGCVCASMRGRLVHHSLPKIVRR; via the coding sequence ATGGACAACGACTTCCTTCACGTGCCAAAGGACGCCCTTGGAGGGCTACGAAGCGTCGCTTTCTCTCCTAAATGCAACGACCTCAGCTGCACGGAGATGTACAGGAAGCGACCCCGCGGCACCATCCTGCTCTCGTCCATGACCTCGGAGGACTGGTTCGTGTCCACCTCGCCCTGTTCCGCTCACGTGTTCGTGGATCACGATGTCAACCGGTGGCCCCAGTCGCTGCTCAAGGTCGAATGCGCATGCGAGGACATCAAATGCTCGGACCGGGGCCCTCACACGTGCGTCACCGTCTCGGCGCCCGTGGTTCTGCGCAGGTGGACCGACGGAGACGTGTGGCGCGCCTCCGAGGAGGAGGTGCCCGTGGGCTGTGTATGCGCCTCCATGAGAGGGCGTCTCGTGCACCACAGCCTGCCCAAGATCGTCCGCCGCTGA